A single genomic interval of Brevibacillus brevis harbors:
- the hcp gene encoding hydroxylamine reductase → MFCYQCEQTPTGGCKVIGVCGKNEDLASIQDTIIFALKGIAAYATHARQLGYIDPEVDGITQEALYFTLTNVNFNLDEHLQMAMKVGKAAIKVMELLDRAHTDHFGVPQPITVSQNKIEGKCIVVTGHNLFALEELLKQTEGKGINVYTHSEMLPAHGYPALKKYPHLKGNIGKAWYDQRQLFEKFPGAILATTNCVMPIRGSYADRFFSYDITGLENVTKIVDNDFAPLIEKALTLPEVSIESELTLTTGYHHKTVLGIAPEIIQAVKEGQIKRFFVIAGCDAPGKGGEYYRELATSLPPETVILTTSCGKFRFNDVDFGTVPGTDIPRYIDLGQCNNSVSTITIAAALADAFECEVNELPVSIVLSWFEQKAVAILLGLFSLGIQDIRIGPKLPEFIQPGVLQVLQDLFHIQLIGDAQEDMKQMLGITQ, encoded by the coding sequence ATGTTTTGTTATCAATGTGAACAGACTCCAACAGGTGGTTGTAAGGTCATCGGCGTTTGCGGAAAGAATGAAGATCTTGCGAGTATTCAGGATACAATAATTTTTGCTTTAAAAGGAATTGCAGCTTATGCCACACATGCTCGTCAACTCGGCTATATCGATCCTGAAGTGGATGGGATTACTCAGGAAGCTCTCTATTTTACATTGACGAATGTGAATTTTAACTTGGATGAACATTTGCAAATGGCCATGAAAGTAGGCAAAGCCGCCATAAAAGTCATGGAGCTTTTGGATCGAGCTCATACGGATCATTTCGGAGTCCCGCAGCCAATCACAGTCTCACAAAATAAAATCGAAGGAAAATGCATCGTTGTTACGGGACACAATCTGTTTGCTCTCGAAGAGCTGTTAAAGCAAACAGAAGGCAAAGGAATCAATGTGTATACGCATTCCGAAATGCTGCCCGCACATGGCTACCCCGCACTGAAGAAATATCCTCATTTGAAAGGAAACATCGGGAAAGCATGGTACGATCAACGCCAATTGTTCGAGAAATTTCCAGGTGCCATATTGGCTACAACAAACTGTGTGATGCCTATTCGAGGCAGCTACGCCGATCGTTTCTTTTCCTATGATATAACCGGTTTGGAGAACGTGACGAAAATTGTAGATAACGATTTTGCGCCGCTCATTGAAAAAGCATTGACTCTCCCTGAAGTCTCCATCGAATCGGAACTGACATTGACTACCGGGTATCATCACAAAACAGTTCTCGGCATCGCCCCTGAAATCATTCAGGCAGTCAAGGAAGGACAGATCAAACGCTTCTTCGTTATCGCTGGTTGTGACGCTCCTGGCAAGGGGGGCGAGTATTACCGTGAATTGGCTACGTCCTTACCGCCAGAAACCGTCATTCTTACTACCTCCTGCGGAAAATTCCGTTTTAACGATGTAGATTTCGGCACCGTGCCAGGTACCGACATCCCAAGATATATCGATTTGGGACAGTGCAATAACTCGGTTTCTACCATTACGATTGCGGCTGCATTAGCCGATGCCTTCGAGTGTGAAGTGAACGAGCTGCCGGTAAGTATCGTTCTTTCCTGGTTTGAACAAAAAGCGGTTGCCATCCTGCTCGGTCTGTTTAGCCTGGGGATACAAGATATACGGATTGGCCCAAAATTGCCTGAGTTCATTCAGCCCGGGGTTCTGCAAGTACTGCAAGACTTGTTCCACATCCAGTTGATTGGTGACGCCCAAGAAGATATGAAGCAAATGCTCGGAATCACTCAGTAG
- a CDS encoding YcdB/YcdC domain-containing protein, which yields MKQSRTKGFWKRLSILLLSSLLVLGNIADESTLVQAAEQKSKKILSEQEAIEYAKKWVTIPEGYEYDYGEYIEPYDDFTPYAGWGLSWHHSDKSSVGYKIHPVSGNLLSYHQYDDKDSEAPGPVTTNSKQIALEGVMKFLTKVIPSEERANLIEPNEVDYKSDGTYYFKFQRVENGIPFKDNYIAVTARGDGKVLRFNRLWYEGELPDASQIISEKEARELLEQKTEPTLYYESFSSRDHGEKYMLVYGYLPTDPQMVDAISGVMIDGDGAVAKPKQPFKSLKEMPAASAPKAASHKDVAITREQAEASAIHLLQTKLRHQLADIYMLDPQPYDGGPRGKETNWRDYKVHFGWLKNGILIRYARFEIAVNSSSGSSIIGDEKLTSPVILDNNMQRVDLAFAKKTEQAVKKSLELYYLLPDLDFNEVEEPKPRLVYRLSGDKGVVDAHTGKWISSLKGKE from the coding sequence ATGAAGCAAAGTAGGACAAAAGGATTTTGGAAACGATTGTCGATTCTCTTGCTTTCATCTTTACTCGTACTAGGCAATATTGCAGATGAGAGTACACTGGTACAGGCGGCTGAGCAAAAATCAAAAAAGATTCTTTCAGAACAAGAGGCTATTGAATACGCTAAGAAATGGGTGACTATTCCCGAAGGCTATGAGTATGACTATGGAGAATACATCGAACCGTATGACGACTTTACACCTTATGCGGGATGGGGCCTTAGTTGGCATCATTCAGATAAATCAAGTGTCGGCTATAAAATTCATCCTGTCTCAGGGAACCTGTTAAGCTATCATCAATATGATGACAAAGACAGCGAAGCCCCTGGCCCTGTTACAACGAATAGCAAGCAAATTGCTCTTGAGGGAGTAATGAAGTTTCTCACAAAAGTCATTCCTTCTGAGGAACGAGCGAATTTAATAGAGCCAAATGAAGTCGATTACAAGAGCGACGGTACGTACTATTTTAAATTTCAGAGAGTAGAGAATGGGATTCCTTTTAAGGACAATTATATCGCTGTAACCGCGCGAGGAGACGGAAAGGTTCTGCGATTTAATCGATTATGGTATGAGGGGGAGTTGCCTGACGCAAGCCAAATCATATCGGAAAAGGAAGCGCGCGAGCTGTTGGAACAAAAAACGGAGCCAACCTTGTATTATGAGAGTTTTTCCAGTAGAGATCATGGGGAGAAATACATGTTAGTCTACGGTTACCTACCAACCGATCCGCAAATGGTAGATGCGATCTCAGGCGTGATGATCGATGGCGATGGGGCGGTGGCGAAACCAAAGCAACCGTTCAAGAGTTTGAAGGAAATGCCCGCTGCTTCAGCTCCAAAGGCGGCGAGTCATAAAGATGTAGCAATTACCCGTGAGCAGGCGGAGGCAAGCGCAATCCATCTCCTGCAAACGAAGCTCCGTCATCAGTTGGCAGATATTTATATGCTTGATCCACAGCCGTATGATGGAGGTCCGAGGGGGAAGGAGACGAATTGGCGGGACTATAAAGTGCATTTTGGATGGTTGAAAAATGGTATTCTGATTAGGTACGCAAGATTTGAAATAGCTGTCAACTCGTCCTCAGGCAGCAGTATTATAGGGGATGAGAAGCTTACCTCGCCCGTTATTCTCGACAATAACATGCAGAGAGTAGACCTGGCTTTTGCGAAAAAAACGGAGCAAGCCGTGAAAAAATCGCTCGAACTCTACTACTTGCTACCGGATTTAGACTTTAACGAGGTAGAGGAACCAAAACCGCGGCTTGTTTACCGCCTCAGCGGAGACAAAGGAGTTGTCGACGCACACACAGGAAAATGGATCAGTTCCTTAAAAGGTAAAGAATGA
- a CDS encoding fibronectin type III domain-containing protein, with protein MGNTKKYLTLFSLFFIMISLFSTSAFAATLGERLTAPEAGWQRIDSSNVPNIIFEGTFHDGPTNVGYKGSEKFTNTIGDKIKFDFTGTKLRLICGQFINRSDEIEVYIDGVMVTKMSQHGPHIGQVLKFEILDLPNTRHTVEIINRTSTSNTSMGLDAIDIDESGEILFPYEPLNLTASPNDPTIRLTWGSVNDATGYVIKRSTTTGGPYETIETNHTNTTYDDLNVEKGVTYYYVVTAIVNGVESTTSNEDDATLIGDKPTDPDPKPTGDNALLVIKMISGLEKEFELTASEVQDFIDWYNERADGHGKETYMFDKTFNKGPFTARKDYVAFSKIQSFEVMEFTK; from the coding sequence TTGGGAAATACTAAAAAGTATCTTACGCTATTTTCATTGTTTTTCATTATGATTTCTTTATTTTCAACAAGTGCTTTTGCTGCTACTCTAGGAGAACGATTAACAGCACCAGAAGCAGGATGGCAAAGAATTGATAGTAGTAATGTTCCAAATATCATATTTGAAGGTACCTTTCATGACGGGCCAACTAACGTTGGATACAAAGGTTCTGAGAAATTTACAAATACAATTGGTGATAAGATTAAATTCGATTTTACTGGTACCAAATTACGTTTGATTTGTGGTCAATTTATTAATAGAAGTGATGAGATTGAGGTTTACATTGATGGGGTTATGGTTACTAAAATGTCCCAACACGGTCCACATATTGGACAAGTGCTTAAGTTTGAAATATTGGATTTGCCTAACACGAGACATACTGTGGAAATTATCAATAGAACTAGTACTTCCAATACCTCAATGGGTCTTGATGCTATTGATATTGATGAATCAGGTGAAATTTTGTTTCCATATGAACCGTTAAACCTCACCGCTTCACCTAATGATCCTACTATCAGACTCACTTGGGGTTCTGTTAACGATGCAACAGGATACGTGATTAAGCGTTCTACAACAACTGGCGGACCATACGAAACTATCGAAACAAATCATACGAATACTACATACGACGATTTGAACGTTGAAAAAGGAGTAACTTATTACTATGTTGTCACTGCTATTGTTAATGGCGTAGAGAGCACAACTTCAAATGAAGATGACGCCACATTGATTGGTGATAAGCCAACTGATCCTGATCCTAAACCAACTGGTGATAATGCACTACTTGTTATTAAAATGATCAGTGGCCTTGAAAAAGAATTTGAACTAACTGCATCTGAAGTACAGGACTTCATCGACTGGTATAATGAACGTGCAGATGGTCATGGCAAAGAAACATATATGTTCGATAAGACCTTTAACAAGGGGCCTTTTACTGCTCGAAAAGATTATGTAGCATTCAGTAAAATTCAATCCTTTGAAGTGATGGAATTTACCAAATAA